In the Chroococcidiopsis sp. SAG 2025 genome, one interval contains:
- a CDS encoding sugar ABC transporter ATP-binding protein, protein MTTTTSPPIPRLEMRGITKKFHGVTALENVNLTVYPGEIHALMGENGAGKSTLMKILAGAYETDAGEIRINGEPVRISDPSAARLAGIALIYQELNLAPNLTVAENIFMGSELTKGYFLDRDRMNQEAAAVLNSLGASFQPEDTVSRLSIAEQQQVEIARALKDNSRILIMDEPTAALSDRETEQLFELIRKLRDNGIAIIYISHRMEEIYALADRISVLRDGEYVGSLERQEISSERLVQMMVGRPLQDLFEKQPRKTIGSVVLEVKNISDGGKIQPASLTLHAGEIVGLAGLVGAGRTELCRLIFGADPKTSGEVILDGKHLNINQPSDAIAAGIGYVPEDRKEQGLFLEMSCRKNIAINLLKREAKVGTISPLRINQIASAAVDNFNIRLAELGIRALDLSGGNQQKLLLARWLAIKPQVLMLDEPTRGVDIGAKSEIYRIISDLAAQGVAILMVSSELPEIIGMSDRVLVMREGRLVGELNSTNGEKITQEKIMTYATGAIEGEKL, encoded by the coding sequence ATGACAACAACAACATCCCCTCCCATCCCGCGGTTAGAAATGCGAGGCATTACCAAGAAATTTCACGGTGTAACTGCCTTGGAGAATGTCAATTTGACTGTTTATCCAGGTGAAATTCACGCTCTGATGGGCGAGAATGGCGCGGGTAAAAGTACGTTGATGAAAATTCTGGCTGGGGCATACGAAACAGATGCAGGTGAAATTCGCATTAACGGCGAACCAGTGAGAATTTCAGACCCCAGTGCTGCAAGACTGGCAGGAATTGCGCTGATTTATCAAGAATTGAATCTCGCCCCCAACTTGACTGTAGCTGAAAACATCTTCATGGGTAGCGAGTTAACTAAAGGATATTTCCTCGATCGCGATCGGATGAATCAGGAAGCAGCAGCAGTTCTTAACAGTTTGGGAGCGAGTTTTCAGCCAGAAGACACGGTTTCTCGTCTCTCAATTGCCGAACAGCAACAAGTCGAGATTGCGCGGGCGCTAAAAGACAATAGCCGTATCCTAATTATGGATGAGCCAACCGCAGCGCTTTCAGACCGCGAGACAGAACAACTATTTGAGTTAATTCGCAAGCTGCGAGACAACGGCATCGCCATTATCTACATCAGTCATCGCATGGAAGAAATTTACGCGCTTGCCGATCGCATTAGCGTTTTGCGAGATGGCGAGTACGTAGGCAGTTTAGAACGCCAGGAGATCTCTAGCGAGCGCCTGGTACAAATGATGGTAGGCAGACCTTTGCAAGATTTGTTTGAAAAACAGCCCAGAAAAACCATCGGTTCAGTCGTCCTAGAGGTAAAGAACATTAGCGATGGTGGCAAAATTCAGCCTGCAAGTTTAACACTACACGCTGGAGAAATTGTCGGCTTGGCGGGACTGGTAGGTGCAGGACGTACGGAATTATGTCGGTTAATTTTCGGTGCTGACCCCAAGACAAGTGGTGAAGTGATTTTAGATGGTAAACATCTCAACATCAATCAACCCAGCGATGCGATCGCCGCTGGTATTGGTTACGTGCCAGAAGACCGCAAAGAACAGGGCTTATTTCTCGAAATGAGCTGCCGCAAGAATATTGCAATTAACCTGCTCAAACGGGAAGCAAAAGTAGGCACGATCAGCCCATTACGAATTAACCAAATTGCCTCAGCCGCAGTCGATAACTTCAATATTCGGCTAGCAGAACTAGGCATTAGAGCCTTAGATTTATCTGGTGGCAACCAACAAAAACTGCTGCTAGCAAGATGGTTGGCAATTAAGCCTCAAGTTTTGATGTTAGACGAACCCACAAGGGGTGTAGATATTGGCGCAAAAAGCGAGATTTATCGCATCATTAGCGACTTAGCAGCCCAAGGAGTTGCAATTCTAATGGTTTCGAGCGAACTACCCGAAATTATCGGCATGAGCGATCGCGTTTTGGTGATGCGAGAAGGGCGTTTAGTTGGCGAACTAAACAGTACCAATGGCGAGAAAATTACGCAAGAAAAGATTATGACTTACGCCACTGGAGCAATTGAGGGAGAAAAATTATGA
- a CDS encoding ABC transporter permease subunit produces MSQIQSKPMRGRSSDRPRGGRRKSASNLLQVVGILPILALICILFALLTPNFLTTGNIVNIFRQASINIVLATGMTFVILTGGIDLSVGSILGVTAVVGVLTSLIPGVGWLAVPVALLAGLGLGLINGTLIAFLDLPPFIVTLGALTALRGAAYLIASGTTVINRDLNFAWIGINYLGPVPWLVVIALLTVVASWFILRRTILGMQIYAVGGNQQAARLTGIKVKRVLLFVYGVSGLLSGLAGIMSASRLYSATGMLGNGYELDAIAAVILGGTSFSGGIGTIWGTLLGALIIATLNNGLTLLNMSFFWQLVVKGLVIIVAVTIDRLRRRSRR; encoded by the coding sequence ATGAGTCAAATCCAATCAAAACCAATGCGAGGTAGATCGAGCGATCGCCCCAGGGGAGGTAGACGTAAGTCTGCAAGTAACCTGCTTCAGGTAGTAGGAATTCTCCCGATTTTAGCGCTGATTTGCATTCTCTTCGCCTTGCTCACGCCTAACTTTCTGACTACAGGCAACATAGTCAATATCTTTCGACAAGCATCGATTAACATCGTGCTAGCAACAGGGATGACGTTTGTAATCCTTACGGGCGGAATCGATCTTTCGGTTGGTTCTATCCTGGGAGTAACAGCTGTAGTTGGCGTACTGACATCACTCATACCAGGGGTCGGCTGGTTGGCGGTTCCCGTTGCTTTACTCGCAGGCTTGGGTTTGGGCTTAATTAACGGTACTTTAATTGCCTTTCTTGACCTGCCACCTTTCATTGTCACTCTAGGTGCGCTCACGGCTCTGCGAGGGGCTGCTTATTTAATTGCCAGCGGTACAACCGTCATCAACCGCGACCTCAACTTTGCTTGGATCGGGATTAATTACTTAGGACCAGTTCCTTGGTTAGTGGTAATTGCGTTGCTGACAGTGGTAGCTAGCTGGTTTATTCTCCGCCGCACTATTTTGGGAATGCAGATCTATGCAGTGGGTGGCAATCAACAGGCGGCAAGGCTAACGGGAATTAAGGTCAAGCGAGTACTTTTATTTGTTTACGGTGTCAGTGGCTTGCTCTCCGGCTTAGCGGGAATTATGAGCGCCAGCCGTCTTTACAGTGCTACGGGAATGCTAGGGAATGGATACGAACTCGATGCGATCGCGGCTGTAATTTTGGGCGGAACCAGCTTCTCTGGTGGGATTGGCACTATCTGGGGAACTCTGCTTGGTGCGTTAATCATTGCTACCCTCAATAACGGACTAACTCTGTTGAATATGTCATTCTTCTGGCAGTTAGTTGTCAAGGGTTTAGTCATTATTGTTGCCGTCACAATCGATCGCCTGCGGAGGCGTTCTAGAAGATAG
- a CDS encoding YsnF/AvaK domain-containing protein encodes MLPKKEAIAMIENEDIVDEQKNNDAPTSEQIDTETRDKRVSNGLNKAALGGIIGAVLGTVAIALADKKTARSINQTVKAARNAVKDAADGVPLKVRNAVEAVKDVASSNGVNQTTTANIQANTQAAAATPLAVDTGMDIPAPTTNSQPVSSNIQLPEQQTFQLYEERLVANKKQVKTGEVAIAKHVETHKVRVCVPLEKERLVIEQIDIDNDTPVAPGEADFEQRELVRLEVYEEMADIQKQPFVREQINVRKTVEYHNLEVEDSIRSEELDLNLQDLQMEQTST; translated from the coding sequence TTGTTGCCGAAAAAAGAGGCGATCGCGATGATTGAAAACGAGGATATTGTGGACGAACAGAAAAATAACGACGCTCCGACTTCAGAGCAGATCGACACTGAAACGAGGGATAAAAGGGTAAGTAACGGGTTAAATAAAGCAGCACTTGGCGGAATTATAGGCGCTGTATTAGGTACAGTCGCGATCGCTTTAGCTGACAAGAAAACAGCTCGAAGTATTAACCAAACTGTAAAAGCTGCGAGAAACGCTGTTAAAGATGCAGCTGATGGCGTTCCTCTCAAGGTCAGAAATGCTGTAGAAGCAGTTAAGGATGTAGCTAGTAGTAATGGTGTAAATCAAACTACAACAGCCAATATTCAAGCCAACACTCAAGCTGCGGCTGCGACTCCGCTTGCTGTAGACACTGGGATGGATATTCCAGCTCCAACAACTAATTCACAGCCTGTTAGCTCGAACATTCAGCTACCCGAACAACAGACGTTTCAGTTGTATGAAGAACGGTTAGTTGCAAATAAGAAACAAGTCAAAACTGGTGAAGTAGCGATCGCTAAGCACGTTGAAACACATAAAGTCCGCGTTTGTGTGCCGTTAGAAAAAGAGCGACTTGTCATCGAGCAGATCGATATAGACAACGACACGCCAGTAGCGCCTGGCGAAGCAGATTTCGAGCAAAGGGAATTGGTGCGACTGGAAGTTTACGAGGAGATGGCAGACATTCAAAAACAGCCATTTGTACGCGAACAAATTAACGTTCGTAAGACAGTAGAATATCACAATCTTGAAGTTGAAGATAGCATTCGGAGTGAAGAATTAGATTTGAATCTTCAAGATCTACAAATGGAACAAACGAGTACGTAG
- the gshA gene encoding glutamate--cysteine ligase — protein MLLSKGFEIEMYTGTPSGDVVGLSDKIVANLEGNFAKEPDSRNVEYITSPSTQYERQLCELLRPRRKIREYLQRLGNYTFIPGSTLSLGGSDRFYRSDPNNPYHEYIEKTYGTTVVTASVHINVGIEDPEVLLRACRLIRVEAPLYLALSASSPFIDGEPTGYHSTRWAVFPQTPAHVPLFESHAHHIRWVEEQLAAGTMQSVRHLWASVRPNGDRRPYDLNRLELRICDLVTDPIALLSITALLEARLLQLIADPQLDPLEMSTLPATTRAEDLLTITAANESAVARSSLDAQLTHWQDGRKILARDWIEEVYQEVWAIAKQNGFNCFLSPVQKILREGNTAQQWLKLHAYGFEPRSIIVQSIQAMSDRELELEDKLCSSAMV, from the coding sequence GTGCTGCTATCAAAAGGCTTTGAAATTGAAATGTACACGGGGACACCGTCAGGTGATGTCGTCGGTCTTTCAGACAAAATCGTGGCAAATTTAGAGGGTAATTTTGCCAAAGAGCCAGATAGCCGTAACGTAGAGTATATAACGTCTCCCTCAACTCAATACGAAAGACAGTTGTGCGAACTACTGCGTCCTCGGCGCAAAATACGGGAATATCTCCAGCGATTGGGCAACTACACGTTTATTCCTGGTAGTACTTTATCGTTGGGGGGGAGCGATCGCTTCTACCGTTCCGACCCGAATAACCCATACCACGAATATATTGAAAAGACATACGGTACTACAGTTGTTACTGCTAGCGTTCATATTAATGTTGGGATTGAAGATCCAGAAGTACTTTTACGGGCGTGTCGTCTGATCCGCGTCGAAGCACCTCTGTACCTCGCCCTCAGCGCCTCCTCTCCTTTTATTGACGGCGAACCTACTGGTTATCACTCCACCCGTTGGGCAGTTTTTCCTCAAACTCCCGCGCACGTCCCCCTGTTTGAAAGCCACGCTCATCATATTCGTTGGGTTGAAGAACAGTTAGCCGCAGGGACAATGCAGAGCGTGCGCCATCTTTGGGCATCGGTAAGACCGAATGGCGATCGCCGCCCTTACGACCTCAACCGTTTAGAATTAAGAATCTGCGATCTAGTCACCGATCCGATTGCTTTATTAAGTATTACTGCTTTACTAGAAGCGCGGCTGTTGCAGTTGATAGCAGATCCACAACTCGATCCGCTAGAAATGAGTACCCTACCAGCAACAACCCGCGCTGAAGATTTGTTGACAATTACTGCTGCTAACGAGAGTGCAGTCGCCCGTTCTAGCCTCGACGCTCAGCTAACTCATTGGCAAGACGGCAGAAAAATCTTAGCGAGAGACTGGATTGAAGAAGTTTATCAAGAAGTCTGGGCGATCGCCAAGCAAAACGGCTTCAATTGTTTTCTTTCTCCCGTACAAAAAATTCTGCGCGAGGGCAACACCGCTCAGCAGTGGTTGAAACTTCATGCATACGGCTTTGAGCCAAGAAGCATTATCGTGCAATCTATTCAAGCAATGAGCGATCGCGAGTTAGAACTGGAAGATAAGCTCTGTTCGTCGGCAATGGTGTAG
- a CDS encoding tRNA (cytidine(34)-2'-O)-methyltransferase, translated as MPQLVLVHPQIPPNTGNIARTCAATGTELHLVAPLGFEISDRYLKRAGLDYWQYVNLHYHESLDSFKNYYLERGGRWVGFSVKGESNYIEYQFQADDWLLFGSETSGLPPAVLSACHARVYIPMAQTGVRSLNLSVSVAIGLFEARRQLGYLKA; from the coding sequence ATGCCTCAACTCGTTTTGGTTCATCCGCAAATTCCTCCCAACACAGGTAATATTGCCCGTACCTGTGCGGCGACAGGGACAGAATTGCATTTGGTTGCACCGTTGGGTTTTGAAATTAGCGATCGCTATTTGAAACGAGCTGGCTTAGACTACTGGCAATATGTCAACTTGCATTACCACGAATCTCTAGACAGCTTCAAAAACTATTATCTAGAGCGCGGGGGACGCTGGGTTGGCTTTAGCGTTAAAGGTGAATCGAACTACATCGAATACCAATTTCAGGCTGACGATTGGTTGCTATTCGGTAGCGAAACAAGTGGATTACCTCCAGCCGTCCTCTCTGCTTGTCACGCCAGAGTTTACATTCCTATGGCTCAAACTGGCGTTCGCAGTCTAAACCTTTCTGTCAGCGTCGCCATTGGTCTGTTTGAAGCCCGTCGGCAATTAGGATATTTAAAGGCATAG
- a CDS encoding peptidoglycan DD-metalloendopeptidase family protein, producing the protein MKQTWAKDRADRASKAKRQVRTSAATIGIIFSAGASNLLLTQISNSAPAIAVNQPSLSQMPIATRASLTISSIGVPPGIAATVPLAFTRSHTNATQLFEPVAKQPTEKTAKVLQALRVNRLIRQLKASKITVSTAALVSQLDEREAAIARQRWSIDRLRQKLNRLEEDSSAELGFEEWQASAGTSSQERMGASLASDPGLQPAVSLLAFHPQLQIPHSTHGNASGEAMPYVLEALPEARSMSLAQTHTAASLPKIAVDRPMVLVPLQALSYKVKAGDTLSAIAQQHGLPLTTLITANKLADPNRIQIAQQLIVPISPSKGSESQQPITAALENNTNAGMGGNISEDDSVVEANPQGIAEIQRQQSAKAEQAQLSDRYVQNLRSDIEKLQQRYRTQPLLSQAIPAEQPAAKTSGDRLLRKLRQIASIELKTDRNFNSKQASKTLQVEAPKQPQRSVQPTEDESDDSLATAPISRDATDSLQSIQQRNVSPALPPLDSADTYLPKPTISKKGFMWPARGKLSSGYGYRWGRMHRGIDIAAPVGTPIFAAAAGVVIKSGWNSGGYGNMVDIQHTDGTVTRYAHNKRLLVHKGQTVYQGQQISEMGNTGFSTGPHLHFEIHPLGKKAVNPIAFLPR; encoded by the coding sequence TTGAAACAAACGTGGGCAAAAGATCGGGCAGATCGAGCCTCTAAAGCCAAGCGGCAAGTGCGGACTTCAGCCGCCACGATCGGCATTATTTTCTCAGCCGGAGCGTCCAATCTGCTATTGACCCAAATCAGTAATAGCGCTCCAGCCATAGCCGTAAATCAGCCTTCGCTTAGTCAAATGCCGATAGCCACTAGAGCGAGCTTAACCATTAGCAGCATTGGTGTGCCACCAGGAATCGCGGCAACCGTGCCTTTAGCATTCACTCGAAGTCATACTAACGCGACACAGTTATTTGAGCCTGTAGCCAAGCAACCAACAGAGAAAACAGCCAAAGTTTTACAGGCTTTGCGAGTCAATCGCCTGATTCGCCAGCTCAAGGCAAGTAAAATTACCGTATCAACAGCAGCGTTAGTATCTCAACTAGACGAGCGAGAAGCAGCGATCGCCAGACAAAGATGGTCGATCGATCGCCTGAGACAGAAATTGAATCGCTTGGAAGAAGATAGTTCGGCGGAGTTGGGGTTTGAGGAGTGGCAAGCATCGGCAGGTACATCGAGCCAGGAACGAATGGGGGCATCGCTAGCAAGCGATCCTGGGCTGCAACCCGCAGTGTCTCTACTAGCATTCCATCCTCAGTTACAAATCCCACATTCAACACATGGTAATGCAAGTGGGGAGGCAATGCCTTACGTACTGGAGGCATTGCCTGAAGCTCGAAGCATGTCTTTGGCACAAACGCACACAGCGGCAAGTCTGCCAAAAATAGCGGTCGATCGCCCAATGGTACTAGTCCCCTTACAGGCACTTAGCTACAAGGTAAAAGCCGGAGACACGCTGAGTGCGATCGCGCAACAACACGGACTACCACTGACAACTCTCATTACCGCCAACAAATTAGCCGATCCCAACCGCATTCAGATCGCCCAACAGCTGATCGTGCCAATTTCGCCATCAAAGGGAAGTGAGAGCCAGCAGCCAATAACAGCAGCTCTGGAAAACAATACTAATGCTGGTATGGGTGGCAACATTTCTGAAGATGATTCGGTTGTGGAAGCCAATCCTCAAGGGATAGCAGAAATTCAGCGGCAGCAATCAGCAAAAGCAGAACAAGCACAGTTAAGCGATCGCTACGTCCAAAATTTACGTAGTGATATCGAGAAATTACAGCAGAGATATCGCACCCAGCCATTGCTGAGTCAAGCAATACCAGCAGAACAACCTGCTGCCAAGACGAGTGGCGATCGCTTGTTGCGGAAGCTACGTCAGATTGCATCTATCGAACTTAAAACAGATCGAAACTTCAATTCCAAACAAGCAAGCAAGACTTTACAAGTAGAAGCACCAAAACAGCCACAGCGTTCAGTGCAACCAACTGAAGATGAAAGTGATGATAGCTTGGCAACAGCACCGATTAGTAGAGATGCAACAGATTCGCTCCAATCAATTCAGCAACGAAACGTATCGCCAGCATTACCACCTTTAGATTCAGCAGATACCTATTTACCCAAACCGACAATTTCCAAAAAGGGCTTCATGTGGCCTGCTAGAGGGAAACTTTCTTCCGGGTATGGCTATCGTTGGGGGAGGATGCATCGGGGAATTGACATTGCTGCTCCGGTGGGGACACCTATTTTTGCGGCTGCGGCTGGAGTCGTCATCAAGTCAGGCTGGAACTCTGGCGGCTACGGCAATATGGTTGATATTCAACACACAGATGGTACGGTCACTCGCTATGCCCACAACAAGCGATTGCTCGTTCACAAAGGTCAAACAGTATACCAAGGGCAGCAGATTTCTGAGATGGGTAATACTGGTTTTAGTACCGGTCCTCACCTACACTTTGAAATTCATCCACTAGGTAAAAAAGCAGTTAATCCGATTGCTTTTTTACCTCGATGA
- a CDS encoding MraY family glycosyltransferase — protein MNIYGFLQSIGIASPYGYGWLSVMFTFVLAWIVTWQLMPEVRSFALKVGWADQPNERRLNREPLPNAGGLVIYTGVLAALVLATLLRPIVIEGVLAEVLTILLGGSILVLVGFIDDQFGLPPWVRLSVQILTAFLLIASDIRIEARIFPPIDPLLSTLITVLWVVGITNAINLMDGIDGLVGGVSFITSMSLLAVSAQFATRAAATLLLAALGGSALGFLRHNFHPSRIIMGDAGAYFFGYVLAATAILGSLKVNTVFALVPTILFLLLPVIDTTQVFVLRLMAGKNPLSTPGKDHLHHRLLATGLSQRATAIALWSFTAIANCLAMKLQGMTPLTILMTMLSIVALLSFTIWQRIRKI, from the coding sequence ATGAACATCTACGGCTTCCTCCAATCTATTGGTATCGCCAGCCCATATGGTTATGGTTGGCTATCAGTCATGTTTACCTTTGTGTTGGCGTGGATAGTCACTTGGCAATTAATGCCAGAAGTGCGATCGTTCGCTTTAAAAGTAGGTTGGGCAGACCAGCCTAACGAACGACGGCTCAACCGCGAACCTTTGCCTAATGCTGGTGGTTTGGTAATTTATACTGGAGTGTTAGCTGCTTTAGTATTGGCAACGCTTTTGCGCCCCATAGTTATTGAAGGAGTGCTAGCTGAGGTACTAACAATCTTGTTAGGAGGCTCGATTTTAGTTTTAGTAGGATTCATCGATGACCAATTTGGCTTGCCACCTTGGGTACGCTTGTCCGTACAAATTCTGACAGCTTTTTTGCTCATTGCTAGCGATATCCGTATTGAAGCTAGAATATTTCCACCAATCGATCCGTTACTTTCGACTCTGATTACCGTGCTGTGGGTGGTCGGAATTACGAATGCAATTAACTTGATGGATGGAATTGACGGTTTAGTAGGAGGAGTCAGCTTTATCACTTCTATGAGCCTACTAGCAGTCTCAGCACAATTTGCCACTAGAGCCGCAGCAACTTTACTCCTAGCGGCATTGGGAGGCTCAGCACTAGGATTTCTGCGCCATAATTTTCATCCTTCCCGCATCATCATGGGAGACGCTGGTGCTTATTTTTTTGGTTACGTGCTAGCGGCTACAGCAATTTTAGGTAGCTTAAAAGTCAATACTGTATTTGCTTTAGTACCAACAATCCTATTTCTGCTGCTACCAGTCATTGACACAACTCAGGTGTTTGTCCTGCGGTTGATGGCGGGAAAAAATCCTCTGAGTACTCCTGGTAAAGACCATCTACATCACCGCTTGTTGGCTACTGGCTTATCCCAACGAGCTACGGCGATCGCATTATGGTCTTTCACCGCGATCGCGAATTGTTTAGCAATGAAATTACAAGGTATGACCCCTCTCACTATCCTAATGACTATGCTCAGCATTGTCGCACTTCTAAGCTTCACCATCTGGCAAAGAATTAGGAAGATATGA
- a CDS encoding Arm DNA-binding domain-containing protein, giving the protein MQLESRQHKASKGSVQIKVSNGRLQLAFTHAGKRHYLSLGLSDNKLNRKAAEAKAKLIESDITYERFDHTLAKYKPQSVLSTVTPITPIVSPKIAFAELWEKYTQYKSSQVAASTLVRDYGKIAKRLQALPKNVEDAVGVRDWLLGKYSSEVARRTLVQMNACCNWAVKSGLASENPFRGMASDIKKTVRNTSREPFSREERDAIVAAFRKE; this is encoded by the coding sequence ATGCAATTAGAAAGCAGGCAGCATAAAGCTTCTAAGGGTTCAGTACAGATTAAAGTATCCAATGGTCGGTTGCAGCTAGCGTTCACTCACGCTGGCAAGCGGCACTATCTCTCGCTGGGGCTATCGGACAATAAACTAAATCGAAAAGCAGCAGAGGCTAAGGCGAAGCTCATTGAGTCTGATATTACTTATGAGCGGTTTGACCATACCCTAGCCAAATACAAGCCCCAGTCAGTACTTAGCACCGTTACCCCAATTACCCCAATTGTTAGCCCAAAAATTGCTTTTGCCGAGCTGTGGGAAAAGTATACGCAGTATAAGTCTTCTCAAGTTGCTGCTAGCACGCTAGTAAGGGACTACGGCAAAATTGCCAAGCGGCTACAAGCTCTCCCTAAAAACGTTGAGGACGCTGTAGGAGTTAGAGACTGGCTACTTGGCAAATACAGCAGTGAAGTAGCACGTCGCACTTTAGTCCAAATGAATGCCTGTTGCAACTGGGCAGTCAAATCAGGTTTAGCCTCAGAGAATCCTTTCAGAGGTATGGCTAGTGATATTAAGAAAACAGTAAGGAATACGAGTAGAGAACCATTTAGTCGGGAAGAAAGGGATGCGATCGTCGCAGCATTTAGAAAAGAATAG